A stretch of the Streptomyces sp. WMMB303 genome encodes the following:
- a CDS encoding VWA domain-containing protein, which produces MRTARGRRAGGLPRGVSGGVLLALLAGPAVAPAAAVPAAPDARDATESGTHALEIVLDSSGSMARATGSGGTRMESARDAVGTLVDSLPDGYPTGLRVYGADRAASCTDTRLVEPVGALDRAGIKKAVSAVRPKGETPIGPALRKAADDLPDPPRNTLGRRTIVLVSDGEDTCGDPEPCEVAEELSRDGLDLRIDTIGFQVRGEARKQLECIAEAGHGEYYDAPEAEDLARELERAGRQSAAGYRFEGRRVAGARSSADAPALRAPGQYLDTIGPGETRWYSTELGAGSTARAVDLAATGVPRPGARVGSTDGLELTMRSPDGSRCGNDRSWFAQDEGGVPLTAAVSRIPDGDGARSCDRPGRFTFELTRATADGSDRARWPVELRLGTERALPGGVAPARAETGYGPGGEDAALPTGAPRDIEGGTGFNDAKKLRAGVWRDTLVPAQTRWYRVPVGWNQQLRYDVEFANEPARPRSGGVPSSSVWTELYAPGRLPVPGGAEFTTRRPYRGEPVKVSHGTVPVSWRNRTEPAGSVRPVRRDGDYYVAVTLGAGADRIAAHAAVRVVLRVDVKGRRKRGPEHDAPYAGAGGAADGRSGGRSAGSGTSGSVQRAAGGVHPAVAAAGGAAAVLLAAGGAGYALRRRARVRSATATRGGTW; this is translated from the coding sequence ATGCGTACTGCGCGGGGGCGCCGGGCCGGAGGACTGCCGCGAGGCGTGTCGGGAGGGGTGCTGCTCGCCCTGCTCGCCGGGCCGGCGGTGGCACCCGCCGCCGCCGTCCCGGCCGCTCCGGACGCCCGGGACGCCACGGAGAGCGGCACCCACGCGCTGGAGATCGTGCTGGACTCCTCGGGCTCCATGGCCCGGGCGACCGGTTCCGGCGGGACCCGGATGGAGTCGGCCCGGGACGCGGTGGGCACCCTCGTCGACAGCCTCCCCGACGGCTACCCCACCGGACTGCGGGTCTACGGCGCCGACCGGGCCGCGAGCTGCACCGACACCCGGCTCGTCGAACCGGTCGGGGCGCTGGACCGGGCGGGAATCAAGAAGGCCGTCTCCGCGGTGCGGCCCAAGGGGGAGACCCCGATCGGCCCGGCGCTCCGGAAGGCCGCCGACGACCTGCCCGACCCGCCGCGGAACACGCTGGGTCGCCGCACGATCGTGCTGGTCTCCGACGGCGAGGACACCTGCGGGGACCCGGAGCCGTGCGAGGTCGCCGAGGAGCTCTCCCGGGACGGCCTGGACCTGCGGATCGACACCATCGGCTTCCAGGTGCGCGGCGAGGCGCGCAAACAGCTGGAGTGCATCGCCGAGGCCGGGCACGGGGAGTACTACGACGCGCCGGAAGCCGAGGACCTGGCCCGCGAACTGGAGCGCGCCGGGCGCCAGTCGGCAGCCGGCTACCGGTTCGAGGGCAGGCGGGTCGCCGGAGCGCGCTCCTCGGCCGACGCCCCCGCGCTGCGTGCCCCCGGCCAGTACCTGGACACCATCGGGCCCGGGGAGACCCGCTGGTACAGCACCGAACTCGGCGCCGGCTCCACCGCGCGGGCCGTGGACCTCGCCGCCACCGGAGTGCCCCGGCCCGGCGCCCGGGTCGGCAGCACGGACGGTCTGGAGCTGACGATGCGCAGCCCCGACGGCAGCCGGTGCGGCAACGACCGGTCCTGGTTCGCACAGGACGAGGGCGGTGTCCCGCTCACCGCGGCCGTCAGTCGGATCCCCGACGGGGACGGCGCCCGCTCCTGCGACCGGCCCGGACGCTTCACCTTCGAGCTGACCCGCGCCACCGCCGACGGCTCGGACCGGGCGCGCTGGCCCGTGGAGCTGCGGCTCGGCACCGAGCGGGCGCTGCCCGGCGGGGTGGCCCCGGCCCGCGCCGAGACCGGCTACGGGCCGGGAGGCGAGGACGCGGCCCTGCCGACCGGCGCGCCCCGGGACATCGAGGGCGGCACCGGATTCAACGACGCGAAGAAGCTGCGCGCCGGCGTGTGGCGGGACACCCTGGTTCCGGCGCAGACCCGCTGGTACCGGGTTCCGGTGGGCTGGAACCAGCAACTGCGCTACGACGTCGAGTTCGCCAACGAGCCCGCGCGTCCGCGGAGCGGCGGCGTCCCCTCCTCGTCCGTGTGGACGGAGCTGTACGCGCCCGGTCGGCTCCCGGTCCCCGGCGGTGCGGAGTTCACCACCCGCCGCCCCTACCGGGGCGAGCCGGTGAAGGTGTCGCACGGTACCGTGCCGGTCTCGTGGCGGAACCGCACGGAGCCCGCCGGTTCGGTGCGCCCGGTGCGGCGTGACGGCGACTACTACGTCGCGGTCACACTGGGCGCCGGGGCCGACCGCATCGCCGCGCACGCCGCGGTCCGGGTGGTGCTGCGCGTCGACGTCAAGGGCCGCCGGAAGCGGGGCCCCGAGCACGACGCCCCGTATGCCGGTGCCGGTGGAGCGGCGGACGGGCGCAGCGGCGGCAGGTCCGCCGGGAGTGGGACGTCGGGCAGCGTGCAGCGCGCGGCGGGAGGAGTGCATCCGGCGGTGGCGGCCGCGGGCGGCGCCGCGGCCGTGCTGCTGGCGGCGGGCGGAGCGGGGTACGCGCTGCGGCGCCGTGCCAGGGTTCGGAGCGCTACGGCGACGAGGGGTGGAACGTGGTGA
- a CDS encoding serine/threonine-protein kinase, translating to MGEIFAGRYELVDPIGRGGAGMVWRAWDHRRRRYVAAKVLQQSDAHTLLRFVREQSLRIDHPHVLAPASWAADDEQVLFTMDLVRGGSLAHLVGDFGALPPTFVCTLLDQLLSGLAAVHAEDVVHRDIKPANILLDCTGTGRPHLRLSDFGISMRKGEPRLTETNYVVGTPGYFAPEQLLEAEADFASDLYAVGLVGLYLLTGRKPDAQALFEEYEDGMPAAPEGVAEPLWQVLGQLLQPDPAVRFRTATGARKALAAAAELLDRDATVEQEAVEVFDHIGPLPDGFGAEGPLRAASPSPDTAAGSAAGNGSGTPAGSGTVGAATEETAAGAAADEAAAVAPAPGAAPAPRPSDTGSFPLQPPAAVPAAAATAAQPVPQQPSTPPAPPPGPGRYPTAADQGTRVYPAHGYGYPAGPPVGAAPTATPPPAHVPAPARRPGPPLKVAVPMLLVALLCLATGVWALSTAA from the coding sequence ATGGGTGAGATCTTCGCCGGCAGGTACGAGCTGGTCGATCCGATCGGACGCGGCGGCGCCGGGATGGTCTGGCGCGCCTGGGACCATCGGCGCAGGCGGTATGTGGCCGCCAAGGTGCTGCAGCAGTCCGACGCCCACACCCTGCTGCGCTTCGTCCGCGAACAGTCCCTGCGCATCGACCACCCGCACGTGCTGGCCCCGGCGAGCTGGGCGGCCGACGACGAGCAGGTCCTGTTCACGATGGATCTGGTCAGAGGCGGATCGCTGGCCCATCTCGTCGGCGACTTCGGCGCACTGCCTCCCACGTTCGTGTGCACCCTGCTCGATCAGCTCCTCTCCGGCCTGGCCGCCGTGCACGCCGAGGACGTGGTGCACCGGGACATCAAACCGGCGAACATCCTGCTGGACTGCACCGGCACGGGACGTCCGCACCTGCGGCTGTCCGACTTCGGCATCTCCATGCGCAAGGGCGAGCCCCGCCTGACCGAGACCAACTACGTCGTCGGTACGCCGGGCTACTTCGCACCCGAGCAGTTGCTGGAGGCGGAGGCGGACTTCGCCTCGGACCTGTACGCGGTGGGACTGGTGGGGCTCTACCTGCTCACCGGCCGGAAGCCCGACGCCCAGGCGCTGTTCGAGGAGTACGAAGACGGGATGCCCGCGGCGCCCGAAGGGGTGGCCGAGCCGCTGTGGCAGGTATTGGGCCAGTTGCTGCAGCCCGATCCGGCCGTGCGCTTCCGCACCGCGACAGGTGCCCGCAAGGCCCTGGCCGCAGCCGCCGAGCTGCTGGACCGGGACGCGACGGTGGAGCAGGAGGCCGTCGAGGTCTTCGACCACATCGGCCCGCTGCCGGACGGGTTCGGCGCCGAGGGGCCGCTGCGCGCGGCCTCCCCGAGCCCGGACACCGCCGCCGGTAGTGCCGCCGGGAACGGCAGCGGGACGCCGGCCGGGAGCGGCACCGTCGGGGCGGCCACCGAGGAGACTGCCGCCGGGGCGGCCGCCGATGAGGCCGCAGCCGTCGCCCCGGCGCCGGGGGCCGCGCCCGCTCCGCGGCCGTCCGACACCGGGAGCTTCCCGCTGCAGCCGCCCGCGGCGGTACCCGCCGCAGCGGCCACCGCCGCGCAGCCGGTACCGCAGCAGCCGAGTACGCCACCGGCGCCGCCACCGGGGCCGGGTCGGTACCCCACCGCGGCGGACCAGGGCACCCGGGTCTACCCGGCGCACGGATACGGATACCCGGCGGGACCGCCCGTCGGAGCGGCGCCGACCGCGACGCCGCCGCCCGCGCACGTGCCGGCCCCCGCACGGAGGCCCGGCCCGCCGCTCAAGGTGGCGGTGCCGATGCTGCTCGTCGCGCTCCTCTGCCTGGCCACCGGCGTCTGGGCGCTCTCCACGGCGGCGTAG
- a CDS encoding helix-turn-helix transcriptional regulator, translating into MDAAAQDPTAKARELQSQWYGEPLGTLFRRLIEDLGLNQARLATVLGLSAPMLSQLMSGQRAKIGNPAVVQRVQALQELAAEVARGDISAADATNRMDEIRRTAGGSVLNNTTQTSSSGASQTPVKRVVREIQALLRSVSDAADIIEASNALAPSHPELAEFLRVYGAGRTSDAVKHYEAHQS; encoded by the coding sequence ATGGACGCAGCAGCACAGGACCCGACGGCGAAGGCGCGCGAGCTCCAGAGTCAGTGGTACGGCGAGCCGTTGGGAACCCTCTTCCGCCGGCTGATCGAGGACCTGGGACTCAACCAGGCCCGCCTCGCGACGGTGCTCGGACTGTCCGCACCTATGCTTTCGCAGCTCATGAGCGGGCAGCGGGCAAAGATCGGCAACCCGGCCGTCGTGCAGCGCGTCCAGGCCCTCCAGGAGCTGGCCGCCGAGGTGGCGCGCGGCGACATCAGCGCCGCCGACGCGACCAATCGGATGGACGAGATCCGCCGGACCGCGGGCGGCAGTGTGCTCAACAACACCACGCAGACCTCCTCCTCCGGCGCCTCGCAGACCCCGGTCAAGCGAGTCGTACGGGAGATCCAGGCCCTGCTGCGCTCGGTGTCGGACGCCGCCGACATCATCGAGGCGTCCAACGCGCTCGCCCCCTCCCACCCGGAACTGGCAGAGTTCCTCCGGGTCTACGGCGCGGGCCGCACCTCCGACGCGGTCAAGCACTACGAGGCGCACCAGAGCTGA